CATGGTAAAGGCCTTGGTGGATACCTTGATGCCACTGATTCCCGAGGCGGAACGTGCTTATTTGCCTTCACCCGAGGTGCAGGCGTTCGGAAATAACGCCTTTGCCGAAATGTTGTGGTGCCAGCAAATCAAGCAACAAGAACAAGTGCGTCGCACCATGCTCAGCTACCGCCAACAAGCGCGGGAACTGGACACTCTACAGAGCGAAAATACCGCCTTGCAAGAATCTCTCACTTGGAAGGATGAGTTTATCAACCAATTTTCCCAAGAATTGCGGACACCAGTCACCAATATGAAAACTGCCCTGTCGCTACTCAACTCTGCCCAGTTGAAAGCATCGCAGCGGGAACGCTACATTCAAGCCCTCCAACAGGGATGCGATCGCCAAAATTCTCTCATTGAAGGGGTTGTGGAACTACAAAGGTTGGAAACATCGGCACCACAACATCGGTTGGAACCCATTCACCTAGCGGAGGTAATTCCTGGTGTGGTCAGTACCTTTCAACCGGTAGCCCAGGAAAAATCCATTTCCCTGGCTTATACTATTGGCGAGGAATTGCCACCGGTGGCTTGCGTGGTGGGATGGCTGCGCAAAATTGCCATCGAACTACTGAACAACAGTATTCGCTTCACGCCGGAAAACGGTAGAATTTGGGTATATACCCAAGAAAAAGACGACAAGGTGGTCATTTCGTTTCAAGATACCGGCATTGGCATTCCCCACCGAGAAACTTACCACATCTTCGAGCGTTTCTATCGGGTTCGCCACCAAAATTCGGGATTTGAATCGCAAGGGGCAGGATTGGGGCTCACCATTGTACAGCAGTTGCTTTCCCACTGTGGCGGTTCTATTGCCGTCAAAAGTCAGGCAGGAAAAGGGTCCACTTTTACGGTAACCTTACCCGTATATCGAGATCGTGGCAGCGTTAGGTAGTATGAGACAGGGAGCAAGTGTCGATTGCAGCTACTTACACCAGTTATTAGTTGCAGAAAACTGGCAACAAGCCGACCGGGAAACCGCCGCCCTGATGCTACGCGCGGCAGGCAAACCCGACCAAAATTGGTTGGACAATGCTGATGTGGAAAACTTTTCTCGCTCGTTTTTACAAACCATCGATCGCTTGTGGGTAAAACATTCCCAAGGGAAATTTGGTTTTAGCGTCCAGTACCAAATTTGGCAGGAGTTGGGCGGTTGTATTGATTGGGAAACTACCTGCCACCTGGGCGATCGCTTGGGATGGCGTCAGGGCGATCGCTGGTTGAGTCTCCAGCAAATTCACTTTTACCAGGACGAATCTACGCCACGGGGGCATTTGCCTTGGATAACTTGGTGCCATCTTTGGTTTTGGGGCGGTGCCATGGGGATTTTATTCTCCCCTTTGCTGACCCGATGGCATACCAATCAAGACGAATTCTCAATTTTTTGATCTAGATAGCAAAAAGTTTGCAAGAAATAATCGGTGTATTTTTCTGGAGATACTTCACGAAGGGTCTCCCCAGAAAATCATTGTTTTTCAAGAAGTCCTAGAATACCCAATCCGAGATGGGCAAACCACAATTATTCTGTAGGGAGTTAGGGTACTATCCCTAAGCTTTGGCAGGCTCAGCACAAGCGTTTTTTTGTGGGTCTACATACATCGGATTTGGTATACCCCTTGTGGTCCCCCAGAGCCAGGGGGATGCCACAGCCACAGGTCCAATCGCTTACCGATAATCCTGGCTTTGAATATCCCGCAAGCGTGCTTCCGGACGCAGGAACCGGTCCATTTGCGCTTCAAAAAAGCGGCGATTGGCCATTAAATGTTCCGGATTGGGGTCGTCGAGGGGATACAGCAGGGCCGTTCGCAGGGCTTGAATCACTGCAGAAGTGACGCAATACATGGAACGCTGGAACGTAATCCCCAATTGGATGAGCATATCGTCCTCCTTGCGACAGTGCTGGCGGTAGTAGTCCACCAGATAGTCCGGCAAGAAGTGATACATATCTTGCATTAACAAAGTAGGCGGAATGCCTGCTGTTCCCACGGGAAATACATCCGCATAGAGAATGCCGTAGTGAAAATCCTTTTGCTGGTCGGGAACCTCCTTAGCTTGGGCATTGTAAGATTTGGTTCCCCGAAAAGGGGCCGTCCGGTAAAAGACCGCTTCCACATAGGGCAAAGCCGCTTCGTAAAGCCACATAAACCCTTTGGATTTGGGGATGATTTCGTAACATTCCCCGTCGATGTAAACATGGTGGTAAATGGGGCGACCGGCAGCAATGAAAATGGCATTGACCAAGAAATTCATGGCATCGGTAACAGTTTTAAATTCGCCAGCATCGTAGCGATCGCTCATTTCAAAAAACACCGGTGCCATCACTTCCCAAAACAATCCCAAATTGGCATAGTACGACATTTCCCGAACTTGTTCGTAAAACATTTCCGGGAACAATTTGTACAGCCCCAGCATCAAAGGATTGTTTTTAAAATAGGCTTTAATGGCGCGATCGGCGTTGGCTTTGTATTCATCGCTTTCTAGATATTCGTCGAATTTACCCCCCATATTTTGATGCCAAAGCATGGCTTTCATACAGGCTTCGGCAAATTCCATATTAATGCGATCGTGATACCAATGGTGCAGGAGTTTGGGGATATTTTTCTTAGTCTCCCCTCTTTTCATAAATTCAATCAGTTCCGGATGCGCCTTGCCATCACCTTTTTGCCAAACGCGATAGTCGGCATTTTCCCCAGCGTAGTGATTTTCCAAATCCAAATATTCCTGGGGCAAAAAGTATTTAAAGAAAGGTACGGGATTGAGAAAAACCCGTTCGGCAATGTACAGCAAATCCCGCCAGTAGAAATCCATAGGAACGGCATAGGCTTTGTAAATGCCGATAATTTGCATCAAATTTTCCGGCGTATCCGGCAGCATAGCACCACCGGCTTCCAGGCGATGGATAATCTCCGCAAATTCGTGATTGGATGGGGGGATTTTGGCTTTAGGTTCGGCGATATTTTGCACCATAGTTGACCTCAAAAGTTACTGCTTTTCTTCCCAAACAACAGCCACTTGTTCGCTAGGGGACTCGTAGAGATTGGCTGCCAAATTGTTGGTGGTGGTTTCCATCCAGCTAACCAACCAATTGGGTTGAATGCCCAGAAAGAAAATGGTTGCCGCTAGAATGTAGGCGGGAATTCTTTCAGACCGGGTTACTTGTGGGTAGTAGGCGCGTTGGTTGTCTAATTTGCCAAAACAAGTGCGGTTGAGCAGAATCACGAAATAGACAGCGGTCAAGCCGGAAGCGATAATACAAACCAGCGTGGGAATGGGGAAAATGGAGAAACTTCCTTGGAAAATGATAAATTCCGCTGCGAATCCCACCAAGCCAGGAATGCCTGCACTAGCCATCCCCGCTACAATCAACAAAGCACTGGTGAGGGGTAAACCGCGGATGGGATTGAGCAAACCATTGAGAACGCCGCGATCGCGGGTACCAGCTTTGACTTCTACAATCCCCACCAAATGGAACAGCAGAGCGAGAATCAATCCGTGGCTCACCATTTGCGCCACCGAACCCAGAATACTCAAACGAGTACCAGCGGCAGCAGCCACCAAGATATATCCCATGTGACCGATGGAACTGTAAGCCACCATGCGTTTGATATCTGTTTGTGCGATCGCGCAGACAGCACCGTAAACCACGCTCAGGGTTCCCACTGCTGCCAATCCGGGGGCAACCAAGGACCAAGCCTCTGGGAACAATCCCAAACCAAAACGAACCAATCCGTAAGTTCCCAACTTGGCTAAAATACCGCCCAACAAAATCGCAATCGGGGGCGATGCCTCCACGTAAGCATCGGGCAACCAAGTATGTAAGGGAACCAGCGGAATTTTGATACCAAAACCCACCAGCAGCAAGCTAAGGAACAACAATTGTGCTTGGAGGGCAAAGCCTTGGGTAGCAATTTCGCTATAGTCAAAGCTACTGGCATCGCTCAGCAAAGTCATACCAAAGAAAGCCGCCAGAACCAACAAACCGGATACGGCGGTATAAAGTAGGAACTTCATGGAGGCGTAGCCGCGCTTTTCACCGCCCCAAATGCCCACAAGCAGGTAAAACGGAATCAGTTCCAACTCGTAAAATAGGACGAACAAGAGCAAGTTCTGAGCCAG
The Geitlerinema sp. PCC 9228 DNA segment above includes these coding regions:
- a CDS encoding NADH-quinone oxidoreductase subunit M — its product is MLSALIAIPLVAAIAIAVLPKSVNAATVRNISQVVAIALLGWSLWLLAGFDITSPELQFSEHYWWVELVGLSYSLAVDGLSMPLVVLGALLTWIAILCSDTNLPRVRLYYALIFLASAGIMGALLAQNLLLFVLFYELELIPFYLLVGIWGGEKRGYASMKFLLYTAVSGLLVLAAFFGMTLLSDASSFDYSEIATQGFALQAQLLFLSLLLVGFGIKIPLVPLHTWLPDAYVEASPPIAILLGGILAKLGTYGLVRFGLGLFPEAWSLVAPGLAAVGTLSVVYGAVCAIAQTDIKRMVAYSSIGHMGYILVAAAAGTRLSILGSVAQMVSHGLILALLFHLVGIVEVKAGTRDRGVLNGLLNPIRGLPLTSALLIVAGMASAGIPGLVGFAAEFIIFQGSFSIFPIPTLVCIIASGLTAVYFVILLNRTCFGKLDNQRAYYPQVTRSERIPAYILAATIFFLGIQPNWLVSWMETTTNNLAANLYESPSEQVAVVWEEKQ
- a CDS encoding ATP-binding protein; the protein is MTALPVSGLSLYQQACQHQPPPRSLQLSPATLHSAKTVLVDWLMESEHSATLLLKFPQGRGWQVTQDRLLKKTDARHRVCIFQAKPTTPDGEEEEDISQPLTSPSDILDNNFADNGESSSPVTFFSLSARNPYLRREYFLIGYTETTCGAVIAHRPRSASAQTQKKSYKGPLLTLLSLDSRMVKALVDTLMPLIPEAERAYLPSPEVQAFGNNAFAEMLWCQQIKQQEQVRRTMLSYRQQARELDTLQSENTALQESLTWKDEFINQFSQELRTPVTNMKTALSLLNSAQLKASQRERYIQALQQGCDRQNSLIEGVVELQRLETSAPQHRLEPIHLAEVIPGVVSTFQPVAQEKSISLAYTIGEELPPVACVVGWLRKIAIELLNNSIRFTPENGRIWVYTQEKDDKVVISFQDTGIGIPHRETYHIFERFYRVRHQNSGFESQGAGLGLTIVQQLLSHCGGSIAVKSQAGKGSTFTVTLPVYRDRGSVR
- a CDS encoding CO2 hydration protein; this encodes MVQNIAEPKAKIPPSNHEFAEIIHRLEAGGAMLPDTPENLMQIIGIYKAYAVPMDFYWRDLLYIAERVFLNPVPFFKYFLPQEYLDLENHYAGENADYRVWQKGDGKAHPELIEFMKRGETKKNIPKLLHHWYHDRINMEFAEACMKAMLWHQNMGGKFDEYLESDEYKANADRAIKAYFKNNPLMLGLYKLFPEMFYEQVREMSYYANLGLFWEVMAPVFFEMSDRYDAGEFKTVTDAMNFLVNAIFIAAGRPIYHHVYIDGECYEIIPKSKGFMWLYEAALPYVEAVFYRTAPFRGTKSYNAQAKEVPDQQKDFHYGILYADVFPVGTAGIPPTLLMQDMYHFLPDYLVDYYRQHCRKEDDMLIQLGITFQRSMYCVTSAVIQALRTALLYPLDDPNPEHLMANRRFFEAQMDRFLRPEARLRDIQSQDYR
- a CDS encoding GUN4 domain-containing protein, producing MRQGASVDCSYLHQLLVAENWQQADRETAALMLRAAGKPDQNWLDNADVENFSRSFLQTIDRLWVKHSQGKFGFSVQYQIWQELGGCIDWETTCHLGDRLGWRQGDRWLSLQQIHFYQDESTPRGHLPWITWCHLWFWGGAMGILFSPLLTRWHTNQDEFSIF